In one Leptospira fletcheri genomic region, the following are encoded:
- a CDS encoding metallophosphoesterase has translation MSRIQYIILSDIHLGGYNSLLTFIQETPRNPNGTRYNVDAQKTSPVLRDLAECIKEIVNSINKGGKPQIILLGDVMELALGGLNDASMTFERFLECMYSRKNAPFSNQILYLPGNHDHHLWETAREKQYANYISKLKPKEHISAPWHTTKMVHPDLIESDLLTDLFRRNHKSKQGKVMIAYPNYEIRGKSGRSIFLTHGNFLENIYSLMSSIQRILLPELSGSDGLKSKKKSGLLSRIAKMLPLQAVPEPNRPDSIYELEHENFAWIDFFWSTLGRSGKVGKGVGLIYDMLQDEKAVGKLSDNISGYLLRKLKILPFFKTIVQYALSFFLKKAILNVGQSERGMSDSVLSQEVIENLNFYLETILPNQWKEETRREYPINYSFIFGHTHKPFETLSEDLGLETRSVPVFNTGGWVVDTIQKMKTHGGAVLLVDEDANVVSFHAYTEGDIRPSFHVPKGYQNPLYADLLAKVNLEGRSFKKLSQSIASEIELRRKVLRARVVE, from the coding sequence ATGAGCCGAATCCAATATATCATCCTTTCGGACATACATCTGGGCGGTTATAATAGCCTATTGACCTTTATCCAGGAAACCCCTCGGAATCCGAACGGTACGAGATACAACGTCGACGCGCAAAAAACCTCTCCCGTGCTTCGGGACCTGGCGGAGTGCATCAAAGAAATCGTAAATTCGATTAACAAAGGGGGAAAACCTCAGATCATCCTACTCGGAGACGTGATGGAACTGGCCCTAGGAGGACTCAACGATGCCTCCATGACATTCGAGCGTTTTCTCGAATGCATGTATAGCCGAAAGAATGCACCCTTTTCCAACCAAATCCTGTATCTTCCCGGAAATCACGATCACCATCTCTGGGAGACCGCTCGAGAAAAGCAGTATGCAAACTATATTTCCAAGTTAAAACCTAAGGAGCATATTTCCGCCCCCTGGCATACGACCAAGATGGTGCATCCCGACCTGATCGAATCGGATCTATTGACCGATCTATTTCGGAGAAACCACAAATCGAAACAGGGAAAGGTGATGATCGCCTATCCGAATTATGAAATTCGAGGAAAGAGCGGAAGGTCCATATTCCTGACCCATGGAAATTTTCTGGAAAACATCTATTCGTTAATGAGTTCAATCCAGAGAATTCTCCTTCCCGAATTAAGCGGATCGGACGGTTTAAAATCGAAAAAAAAATCCGGCTTGTTAAGTCGAATCGCCAAAATGCTGCCGCTTCAGGCAGTACCGGAACCTAACCGACCCGATTCGATTTATGAACTAGAGCACGAAAACTTCGCTTGGATCGATTTCTTTTGGTCCACTTTAGGGAGATCCGGAAAGGTCGGAAAAGGAGTCGGATTGATCTATGATATGCTACAGGACGAAAAAGCGGTCGGAAAACTAAGCGATAACATTTCCGGATATCTATTACGAAAACTGAAAATTCTTCCTTTCTTTAAAACGATCGTACAGTACGCTCTTTCCTTTTTCCTGAAAAAAGCGATCCTGAACGTAGGGCAGAGCGAAAGAGGAATGTCCGATTCTGTCCTAAGCCAGGAAGTGATCGAAAATCTGAACTTTTACCTGGAGACAATCCTTCCGAACCAATGGAAAGAGGAGACGAGGCGCGAATATCCGATTAATTATTCCTTTATATTCGGACACACTCATAAACCTTTCGAAACCCTCTCGGAAGACTTAGGGCTGGAGACTCGATCCGTACCGGTCTTTAACACCGGCGGATGGGTCGTGGACACCATTCAAAAAATGAAGACCCATGGGGGTGCGGTGCTTTTAGTCGACGAGGATGCAAACGTAGTTTCTTTCCATGCTTATACGGAAGGCGACATTCGGCCCTCCTTTCATGTTCCTAAAGGTTACCAGAATCCTCTTTATGCCGACTTACTCGCCAAAGTGAATCTGGAGGGTCGTAGTTTTAAGAAACTATCTCAGTCGATCGCGAGCGAAATCGAGTTAAGAAGAAAGGTGTTAAGGGCTCGAGTGGTGGAGTAA
- the rpsG gene encoding 30S ribosomal protein S7, with protein sequence MSRRRGKVEPRKIQPDSVYGDAHIAKFINCLMVDGKKSVAEKLFYNALELIQKKTGNDPYVTFKEALENVKPQVEVKSRRVGGVTYQVPIEVRPERRLALGIRWLIRYSRDRNEKGMANKLAAEFIEAQKGTGSAIKKKEDIRKMADANKAFSHYRW encoded by the coding sequence ATGTCCAGAAGAAGAGGAAAAGTCGAGCCCCGCAAGATCCAACCGGATTCCGTTTATGGGGATGCACATATCGCCAAATTCATCAACTGCCTTATGGTGGACGGTAAAAAATCCGTAGCGGAAAAACTGTTCTATAACGCTTTAGAATTGATCCAGAAAAAGACAGGAAACGATCCGTACGTCACTTTCAAAGAAGCTCTCGAAAACGTGAAGCCTCAAGTCGAGGTAAAATCGCGTCGGGTTGGGGGAGTGACCTATCAGGTTCCTATCGAAGTTCGTCCGGAACGTCGTTTGGCTCTGGGGATACGCTGGCTGATCCGTTATTCCAGAGATAGGAACGAAAAAGGAATGGCGAATAAACTCGCTGCGGAATTTATCGAAGCACAAAAAGGTACCGGTTCCGCTATCAAGAAAAAGGAAGATATCCGGAAGATGGCCGATGCCAACAAGGCATTCAGCCACTATCGCTGGTAA
- the rpsL gene encoding 30S ribosomal protein S12 yields the protein MPTISQLIRHGRKKQKNKSKSPALKSSPQRRGVCTRVTTFTPKKPNSAMRKVARVRLTTGIEVTAYIPGEGHNLQEHNVVLIRGGRVKDLPGVRYHIIRGTLDTLGIDKRRKGRSKYGTKKPKA from the coding sequence ATGCCTACAATTAGCCAATTGATACGCCACGGCCGGAAGAAGCAGAAGAATAAATCTAAATCTCCCGCCCTCAAGAGTAGCCCCCAACGCAGGGGCGTATGTACTAGGGTGACCACGTTCACACCTAAGAAACCGAACTCTGCTATGAGAAAAGTAGCGAGGGTGCGTTTGACCACCGGGATCGAAGTGACCGCTTATATCCCAGGTGAGGGACATAACCTGCAAGAGCACAACGTGGTGCTGATCCGCGGAGGAAGGGTCAAAGACCTTCCAGGGGTTCGTTATCATATTATCCGTGGTACCTTGGATACCCTTGGTATCGATAAACGTCGTAAGGGCCGTTCCAAATACGGAACGAAGAAGCCTAAGGCGTAA
- the rpoC gene encoding DNA-directed RNA polymerase subunit beta', which yields MRSNNDFESITIRLASPERIKEWSYGEVKKPETINYRTLKPERDGLFCEKIFGTTKDWECYCGKFKSIRYKGVVCDKCGVEVTHSKVRRERMGHIELAAPVSHIWYYRSVPSRMGLLLDMTINQLKSVLYFEKYVIIDPADTGRNRGELIDEEEYHAYLDEYGDKFVAGIGADAIKELLSRIDVDAEARIIRQKIQDKEKITDKRILKRLEVLEAFRDSGNRPEWMVLDVVPVIPPELRPMVQLEGGRFATSDLNDLYRRVINRNNRLKRLLALKAPEIIVRNEKRMLQEAVDALFDNSRRKRTVKGKGNRPLKSISDMLKGKQGRFRQNLLGKRVDYSGRSVIVVGPELKYHEMGLPKKMALELFKPFIMKRLVDLDLAPNIKSAKKKVEAEEKEVFDVLETVVKEHPVMLNRAPTLHRLGIQAFLPVLVEGKAIKLHPLVCHAFNADFDGDQMAIHVPLTPKAQLEVWMLMLSPHNILNPANGHPICGPTQDIVLGIYYLTSELPSEAGVPLKSFANLDEVIYAIDRGVIEYRTKVSVLHQGKILETTPGRLIFNTVLPEGYPYVNRALSDKETNRIIAEVYEKYGPAQTVLMLDDIKKLGYRYATIFSPTISIEDIRVSPGKVTLVGDANKEVERADGEYRKGIITNEERKKKVIEIWTKTNDLITDSMFKELEKDKGGYNPVFIMAASGARGSKQQIRQLAGMRGLMAKPSGEIIELAIRSNFREGLSVLEFFISTHGARKGLADTALKTADAGYLTRRLVDISQDVIVTEDDCGTEESITLGTVKEGENVIVSLSDRVFGRYTAEDIVDPVSENVVYPKNTLITREVGQKLENLGYERIKVRSPLTCEARWGICIKCYGMDMARLTPAEIGEAVGTIAAQSIGQPGTQLTMRTFHIGGAASAKVQEKEHKVGYRAVVNAINGRTLSTADRGIVFTRRGSIVVQRLIQQFKASDLTNLRVEDGQKVDKGELVATLASGENVTSEAPGTVKIDNGLFRILGEEAVVPVKTGTTLNAKVSDITEPNQALAEFDPYNEIGVTEVEGVASWVDLEVGKNLRRDEDIKTSNVIYKVIEQRREKLVPRIVVATGGTREEYLVPVDAILSVQNGDKVKAGDILFKIPTVAEKTRDITGGLPRVDELFEARRPKDATTLAEMDGKIEDNGEVVKEKRVLYIVPDNPDMDKVKVTIPIGKQLRVRHGDFVKRGDQLDDGNLDPHDILRVKGVTALQVYLVQEVQEVYRLQGVHINDKHIEVVVRQMMRKVLITDSGDTSFVNQQQVDRFAFVEENKRVVTEGGSPAQSVPILLGLTKASLNTESFFSAASFQETTKVLTDAAIKGKTDNLLGLKENVIIGHMIPAGTGMRKYRDVAVFKETYGDLDQPIEVEEEEIPPAIPEDTEN from the coding sequence ATGAGATCCAATAACGACTTCGAATCCATTACAATCAGATTAGCTTCCCCCGAAAGGATTAAAGAATGGTCCTACGGGGAAGTCAAAAAACCGGAGACCATCAACTATCGGACCCTGAAGCCGGAAAGGGACGGTTTGTTCTGCGAGAAAATTTTCGGGACCACCAAGGATTGGGAATGTTACTGCGGTAAATTCAAATCCATCCGTTACAAAGGAGTGGTTTGCGACAAATGCGGCGTGGAAGTAACTCACTCCAAGGTACGTCGCGAACGCATGGGGCATATCGAATTGGCGGCCCCTGTGTCCCATATCTGGTACTATCGTTCCGTTCCTTCCCGTATGGGTTTGCTCTTGGACATGACCATCAATCAGCTCAAGAGCGTATTGTACTTCGAAAAATACGTGATCATCGACCCGGCCGATACAGGTAGAAATAGGGGAGAGCTCATCGACGAAGAGGAATACCACGCATACCTGGACGAATACGGCGATAAATTCGTAGCCGGAATCGGAGCGGACGCGATCAAGGAACTTCTTTCTCGTATAGACGTCGATGCGGAAGCACGCATTATCCGCCAAAAGATCCAGGACAAGGAAAAGATCACCGACAAAAGGATTCTGAAACGCTTGGAAGTACTGGAAGCGTTCCGGGATTCCGGAAACCGTCCGGAATGGATGGTGCTAGACGTAGTGCCCGTGATTCCGCCGGAACTCCGTCCTATGGTCCAACTCGAAGGCGGTCGCTTTGCGACTTCCGACCTGAACGACCTGTATCGTCGTGTAATCAACAGGAATAACCGTCTAAAACGTCTTCTCGCTCTGAAAGCTCCCGAGATCATCGTCCGGAACGAAAAACGGATGTTGCAGGAAGCTGTGGACGCTCTTTTCGATAATAGCCGTCGTAAAAGAACCGTAAAAGGAAAAGGGAACCGTCCTCTTAAATCCATTTCGGATATGTTGAAAGGAAAACAAGGCCGTTTCCGCCAAAACCTTCTGGGTAAGAGGGTGGATTACTCCGGTCGTTCCGTGATCGTGGTCGGTCCCGAGCTGAAATACCACGAGATGGGTCTTCCTAAGAAGATGGCTCTGGAACTATTTAAGCCTTTTATCATGAAACGTTTGGTGGATCTGGACCTGGCTCCGAACATCAAATCCGCCAAGAAGAAAGTCGAGGCGGAAGAAAAAGAGGTCTTTGACGTTCTGGAAACGGTAGTAAAAGAACACCCGGTCATGCTGAACCGTGCTCCGACCTTGCACCGCCTGGGAATCCAAGCCTTTTTGCCTGTCCTAGTGGAAGGGAAGGCGATCAAGCTGCACCCTCTCGTCTGCCACGCGTTCAACGCGGACTTTGACGGAGACCAGATGGCGATTCACGTTCCGCTGACGCCGAAAGCTCAGTTGGAAGTGTGGATGCTGATGCTTTCTCCGCACAATATTCTGAATCCGGCCAATGGACACCCGATCTGCGGTCCGACCCAGGATATCGTATTAGGAATTTATTATCTAACTTCCGAGCTTCCCTCCGAAGCGGGAGTCCCCCTCAAGTCCTTCGCGAATTTGGACGAGGTGATCTATGCGATCGATCGGGGAGTGATCGAATATCGGACCAAAGTTTCCGTTCTTCACCAAGGTAAGATCCTGGAAACCACTCCGGGAAGATTGATCTTCAACACAGTGTTGCCGGAAGGATATCCTTACGTGAACCGTGCGCTTTCCGATAAGGAGACCAACAGGATTATCGCGGAAGTTTACGAGAAATACGGCCCGGCCCAAACCGTCCTGATGTTGGACGATATCAAAAAATTAGGATATCGTTATGCTACGATCTTTAGCCCGACCATCTCCATCGAGGACATCCGAGTGTCTCCGGGAAAAGTCACCCTTGTAGGGGACGCGAACAAGGAAGTGGAGCGTGCCGACGGCGAGTATCGCAAGGGAATCATCACCAACGAGGAACGTAAGAAGAAAGTGATCGAGATCTGGACTAAGACCAACGATCTGATCACCGACTCCATGTTCAAGGAATTGGAAAAGGACAAGGGCGGATACAATCCGGTCTTTATCATGGCGGCATCCGGAGCGAGGGGTTCCAAACAGCAGATTCGTCAGTTGGCGGGAATGCGGGGACTCATGGCCAAGCCTTCCGGAGAAATCATCGAGTTGGCTATCCGGTCCAACTTCCGCGAAGGATTGAGCGTGTTGGAATTCTTCATCTCCACTCACGGAGCTCGGAAGGGTCTCGCGGACACCGCTTTGAAAACCGCGGACGCCGGATATCTAACTCGTCGTTTGGTGGATATTTCCCAAGATGTGATCGTTACGGAAGACGACTGTGGAACGGAGGAATCCATCACTTTAGGAACCGTTAAAGAAGGGGAGAACGTCATCGTTTCTCTTAGTGACCGCGTCTTCGGCCGTTATACCGCCGAAGATATCGTCGATCCGGTTTCCGAGAACGTGGTTTATCCGAAAAACACCCTGATCACCAGAGAAGTGGGACAGAAGCTGGAGAACCTAGGTTACGAAAGGATCAAAGTTCGTTCCCCTCTTACCTGCGAAGCTCGCTGGGGAATTTGCATAAAATGCTACGGTATGGACATGGCTCGTCTGACTCCGGCAGAGATTGGAGAGGCGGTAGGAACCATCGCCGCGCAATCCATCGGCCAACCGGGTACACAGTTGACCATGCGTACCTTCCACATCGGTGGTGCGGCATCCGCCAAGGTCCAAGAAAAGGAACACAAAGTCGGTTATCGCGCAGTAGTAAACGCAATCAACGGACGTACTCTTTCCACTGCGGATCGGGGGATCGTCTTTACTCGTCGCGGATCCATCGTGGTCCAAAGGTTGATCCAACAGTTCAAAGCTTCCGATCTTACCAACCTGAGGGTGGAGGACGGACAGAAAGTGGACAAGGGCGAATTGGTCGCGACTCTTGCTTCCGGAGAAAACGTCACTTCCGAAGCTCCAGGAACGGTTAAGATCGATAACGGTCTCTTCCGGATCCTTGGAGAAGAGGCGGTGGTCCCGGTCAAAACGGGAACAACTCTGAATGCCAAAGTAAGCGACATCACCGAGCCGAACCAAGCTCTTGCGGAATTCGACCCATACAACGAGATCGGAGTCACCGAAGTCGAGGGCGTCGCATCTTGGGTCGATCTGGAAGTCGGTAAGAACCTTCGCCGGGACGAGGACATCAAAACCTCGAACGTTATTTACAAGGTTATCGAGCAACGTAGGGAAAAACTCGTACCAAGAATCGTGGTCGCGACCGGCGGAACTCGTGAAGAATATCTGGTTCCCGTGGATGCGATTCTGTCCGTTCAAAACGGAGATAAGGTAAAAGCGGGAGACATTCTCTTCAAAATTCCGACCGTCGCTGAAAAAACCAGGGACATCACCGGAGGTCTTCCTCGTGTGGACGAGCTCTTCGAAGCGCGTCGTCCGAAAGACGCCACTACCTTGGCGGAAATGGACGGGAAAATCGAGGATAACGGAGAGGTCGTAAAAGAAAAACGAGTCCTGTATATCGTTCCCGATAACCCGGATATGGACAAAGTTAAGGTTACCATCCCGATCGGAAAACAACTTCGAGTTCGTCACGGAGACTTTGTCAAACGTGGGGATCAGTTGGACGATGGGAACCTGGATCCGCACGATATCCTTCGTGTGAAGGGTGTCACCGCTCTGCAGGTGTATCTGGTCCAAGAGGTCCAAGAGGTTTATCGACTGCAAGGGGTGCATATCAACGATAAGCACATCGAGGTGGTCGTACGTCAGATGATGCGCAAAGTGTTGATCACCGACTCGGGCGATACTTCTTTCGTAAACCAACAGCAAGTGGATCGTTTCGCCTTTGTAGAGGAAAATAAAAGGGTCGTCACCGAAGGGGGTTCTCCGGCGCAATCTGTTCCGATTCTGCTCGGTTTGACCAAAGCGTCGTTGAATACCGAGTCTTTCTTCTCCGCAGCGTCCTTCCAGGAAACCACCAAGGTTCTAACGGATGCCGCGATTAAAGGAAAGACGGATAACCTTCTGGGACTTAAGGAAAACGTGATTATCGGTCACATGATTCCTGCGGGAACCGGAATGAGGAAGTATCGAGACGTCGCAGTCTTTAAGGAAACTTACGGAGATCTAGATCAACCGATCGAGGTCGAAGAGGAAGAAATTCCCCCTGCGATACCGGAAGATACGGAGAACTAA
- a CDS encoding GMC oxidoreductase, with translation MYEAVIIGSGFGGAITGCRLSRKWGKKVLILERGKRYPKGSFPRSPHAMSKNFWNIPADPNPYRAKQFRKLNETGLFDIRNYPNMDVVLSAGLGGGSLIYANVFLEPPDHVFDERWPTGTKRKDLNPYYKIVKDVLGSRPIPRNGDERRRVVRTELYEKFAKSAGRESKLANINVFFGNDFKKPLDIGLQEKNRFGAVQTSCTYCAECDIGCNTHSKNTLDLNYLFVAENKYKAEIRTEHLVVKIVPLGKDGGEDANSKGEFGYRVHFVDLENDTFRHVDAVRVILSAGTLGTTELLLKCKEQFKTLPEISDRLGKRFSGNGDFLSFVVKGKDPADPNYGPVITQYTDYNLFKNYDSNRAFVLEDASYPVFASYFVEGAIPWFLRIGFFLKMAGEIFKRFINGKIFGRIGFLIGETLKGDISYTSAVLLCMGVDKSDGEMHLDKKRKSLAIFWPQKNSMSLYDSILEVTKKFASFTQAESNFPLPTWAWPIRNNVTVHPLGGCVLATSPQEGVCSSDPKTYGQVFHYKGLYVADGSLIPSAVGANPSMTISALSERVAEAITKIKPSAKL, from the coding sequence TTGTACGAGGCGGTCATCATCGGTTCAGGGTTCGGCGGCGCAATTACGGGCTGTAGACTCTCCAGGAAATGGGGTAAGAAAGTTTTAATATTAGAAAGAGGCAAAAGATACCCAAAGGGATCCTTTCCCCGCTCGCCTCATGCCATGTCCAAGAATTTCTGGAATATTCCTGCGGACCCGAACCCCTATCGAGCAAAGCAATTCAGAAAGCTGAACGAGACGGGGCTATTCGATATCCGTAACTATCCGAATATGGACGTCGTTCTATCCGCGGGCCTCGGAGGCGGATCCTTGATTTACGCGAACGTATTTTTGGAGCCCCCGGATCATGTCTTCGACGAACGTTGGCCTACCGGTACTAAGAGAAAAGATCTGAATCCTTATTACAAAATAGTGAAAGATGTTCTCGGTTCCCGTCCCATTCCTCGAAATGGAGACGAAAGAAGAAGAGTGGTTCGAACGGAATTGTACGAGAAGTTCGCGAAATCCGCAGGACGAGAATCCAAATTGGCGAATATTAACGTCTTTTTCGGAAACGATTTCAAGAAACCTTTGGATATAGGGCTGCAGGAAAAAAACCGATTCGGAGCCGTTCAGACTTCCTGTACATATTGTGCGGAGTGCGATATCGGCTGCAATACGCATTCCAAAAATACGTTAGACCTGAATTATCTCTTCGTTGCCGAGAACAAATACAAAGCCGAAATTCGGACGGAACATTTAGTCGTTAAAATCGTGCCTTTAGGAAAGGACGGCGGGGAAGACGCGAACTCGAAAGGAGAATTCGGATACAGGGTGCATTTTGTAGACCTGGAGAATGATACGTTTCGGCACGTGGACGCGGTCCGAGTAATCCTTTCCGCCGGCACCTTGGGAACGACCGAACTTTTGCTGAAGTGCAAGGAACAGTTCAAAACTTTGCCGGAGATTTCGGACCGACTCGGCAAACGCTTTTCCGGAAACGGAGACTTTCTTTCTTTCGTGGTAAAAGGAAAAGACCCCGCAGATCCGAATTACGGTCCTGTCATTACTCAATATACCGATTACAATCTATTCAAAAATTATGATTCCAATCGGGCGTTCGTTCTCGAAGACGCGAGCTATCCTGTATTCGCTTCGTATTTTGTCGAAGGAGCTATTCCCTGGTTTCTTCGCATCGGATTCTTTTTGAAAATGGCCGGCGAGATCTTCAAACGATTCATAAACGGAAAAATTTTCGGTCGCATCGGCTTTTTGATCGGAGAGACCTTAAAAGGGGATATTTCCTACACTTCGGCAGTTTTACTTTGCATGGGAGTCGATAAATCCGACGGTGAAATGCATCTGGATAAAAAAAGAAAATCTCTCGCGATTTTCTGGCCTCAGAAAAACAGTATGTCTCTGTACGATTCGATTCTGGAAGTAACGAAGAAATTCGCTTCCTTTACGCAAGCCGAATCGAATTTTCCTCTTCCTACCTGGGCCTGGCCTATACGGAACAACGTTACCGTTCACCCGCTTGGAGGATGCGTGCTCGCAACTTCGCCTCAGGAAGGGGTTTGCTCTTCCGATCCGAAAACGTACGGACAGGTCTTTCATTACAAAGGGTTGTACGTCGCAGACGGGAGTTTGATTCCCTCAGCCGTCGGCGCCAATCCATCCATGACGATTTCCGCATTGTCCGAACGAGTTGCGGAAGCGATCACAAAAATAAAACCGTCGGCAAAGCTTTAA
- a CDS encoding alpha/beta fold hydrolase, whose translation MTIRKKAPKTTPSLSSPVSLEFTEEMKGYVTFSPKASYEDSYAAGKKEKNYLMFHLTIRIKDVAFFVYDPAERGEAIGWVESAALGGRLAVVKGTFNCFVDKGTPSKNIKNMQYRLFLRNSKGEEFTLSGHKIVKDDGILRIWSDTSTLYTRIFKGFVEEKLEAKAVRIAEGILHIKELDFIKQMTTFRSDGKTFEERKSALLTFGELFAGNLWEVYAAHWAKAEPELWKEREIPLFTLEGVKNSEVTTHYVTTADKLSLSLLRFKKKECKDVIVLMHGLTTSSDMFIMPEHKNLVTYLHENGYTDVWSFDWRGSLRFGYNLTPHRYNLDDIALYDVPAAVEKVRSEVGKDKRIHFIVHCVGSITFFMSLFSKKIDGIASVTSNSVSLTPNVATWSKIKLMFAPFLIENVFRFPNVNPRWSYLPGPARGKLFSKFISLFHTECDNPACHMLSLMWGTGWPACYEHENLPSITHRRVGDLFGATSMNYHRQIRKSVFRKVIVKYEVLNKSYDSLPNNYLEHAAEILTPILFITGDKNKVFKDSNIIAHDVLKRLKPNVRNELFIAKGYGHQDTLMGKNSDKDVFPKILEFIKSHSRK comes from the coding sequence ATGACGATCAGAAAGAAAGCGCCCAAAACCACACCTTCTCTCTCTTCTCCGGTCAGTCTCGAATTCACCGAGGAAATGAAAGGTTATGTGACCTTCTCTCCGAAAGCGTCTTACGAAGACTCTTACGCTGCAGGGAAGAAGGAAAAAAATTATCTGATGTTCCATCTGACGATCCGAATCAAAGACGTCGCCTTCTTCGTCTATGATCCTGCCGAACGCGGGGAAGCGATCGGCTGGGTAGAAAGCGCCGCTTTGGGCGGTCGTTTGGCTGTAGTCAAGGGGACGTTCAATTGTTTCGTAGATAAGGGCACTCCTTCGAAGAACATTAAAAATATGCAATATAGGCTCTTCCTCAGGAATTCGAAAGGAGAGGAATTCACTTTGAGCGGGCATAAGATCGTCAAGGACGACGGAATTCTCCGCATCTGGAGCGACACTTCTACACTTTATACGCGGATTTTCAAGGGATTCGTAGAAGAAAAGTTGGAAGCGAAAGCCGTGAGGATCGCCGAAGGCATTCTCCATATCAAAGAACTGGATTTCATCAAGCAGATGACCACTTTCCGTTCGGACGGAAAAACTTTCGAGGAAAGAAAAAGCGCATTGCTTACATTCGGAGAATTGTTCGCGGGAAATCTCTGGGAAGTATATGCCGCTCATTGGGCCAAAGCAGAACCGGAGCTTTGGAAAGAAAGGGAAATCCCTTTATTCACATTGGAAGGCGTAAAAAATTCCGAAGTAACCACCCATTATGTTACCACGGCGGACAAACTCTCCTTAAGCTTGTTGCGATTTAAGAAAAAAGAATGTAAAGACGTGATCGTGCTGATGCACGGGCTGACCACTTCTTCGGATATGTTCATCATGCCCGAACATAAGAATCTGGTCACCTATCTGCATGAAAACGGTTATACCGATGTTTGGAGTTTCGATTGGCGTGGAAGTCTACGATTTGGATACAATCTGACTCCTCATCGTTATAATTTGGACGATATCGCCTTATACGACGTTCCGGCCGCAGTGGAAAAGGTAAGATCGGAAGTCGGAAAGGATAAGAGAATTCATTTTATCGTGCATTGCGTAGGATCCATTACTTTCTTTATGAGTCTGTTTTCCAAAAAAATAGACGGTATCGCAAGTGTGACTTCCAACAGCGTTTCTTTGACTCCGAACGTCGCCACTTGGTCCAAGATCAAACTCATGTTCGCACCGTTCCTAATAGAGAACGTTTTCCGTTTTCCGAACGTAAACCCGCGTTGGTCCTATCTTCCGGGTCCGGCCAGAGGAAAGCTTTTTTCCAAATTCATCAGTTTGTTCCATACGGAATGCGATAATCCGGCTTGTCACATGCTAAGTCTTATGTGGGGAACCGGGTGGCCGGCTTGTTATGAACACGAGAATCTCCCTTCGATCACGCATCGAAGAGTTGGGGATCTTTTCGGAGCGACGTCTATGAACTATCACCGGCAGATCCGGAAATCCGTCTTTCGAAAAGTAATCGTGAAATACGAAGTTTTAAACAAATCGTACGATTCTTTGCCTAACAACTATCTCGAACACGCCGCAGAAATATTGACGCCGATCCTGTTCATCACGGGAGATAAGAACAAAGTATTCAAGGATTCCAATATAATCGCGCATGACGTTCTTAAAAGATTAAAACCGAACGTAAGAAACGAGCTATTCATAGCTAAAGGTTATGGACACCAGGATACGTTAATGGGCAAAAACAGCGATAAGGATGTTTTTCCGAAAATCCTGGAATTCATAAAATCCCATTCGCGGAAATGA
- a CDS encoding SDR family NAD(P)-dependent oxidoreductase translates to MDSVLITGVNSGVGLALTEALVQKGFHIFGSLRSEEQGIALKEKFGDRFFPLHFDVTDEWAIQKSVEIVTKELKGKGLKGIINNAGVVIPGPLSELPVSSFRNQLEINLVGPFTVIQKFLPLIGGRRNSELPPGRVVNISSLSGTRTFPFLAAYSVSKYGLEALTDGFRRELQLYGIDVISILPGSILTPLTDKINEGLHKISVGSEYKDSLLKFIQINEKKARSGVPMRKVVAATLEALLSERPKTRYFLKSSFLTDTILPKYLPTRVFDRLISKALGIQK, encoded by the coding sequence ATGGATTCTGTACTTATTACCGGTGTGAATTCCGGAGTAGGATTGGCGTTGACGGAAGCCTTGGTCCAAAAGGGGTTTCACATTTTCGGTAGTTTGCGCTCCGAAGAGCAGGGAATCGCTTTGAAGGAGAAGTTCGGCGATAGATTTTTTCCCTTACACTTCGACGTTACCGACGAATGGGCAATACAGAAATCGGTGGAAATCGTAACAAAGGAACTCAAGGGCAAAGGACTTAAAGGAATCATAAATAATGCCGGTGTGGTAATTCCCGGACCCCTATCCGAATTACCGGTTTCCTCCTTTCGGAACCAACTAGAAATCAATCTTGTCGGTCCTTTTACCGTGATTCAGAAATTTCTTCCCCTCATAGGAGGAAGAAGGAATTCCGAGCTTCCTCCCGGCAGGGTGGTCAATATCAGTTCTCTTAGCGGAACGCGTACATTCCCTTTTCTTGCCGCCTACTCCGTATCCAAATACGGATTGGAGGCCTTAACGGACGGTTTTCGCCGCGAGTTACAGCTTTATGGGATCGATGTGATATCGATCCTTCCCGGCTCCATTTTAACACCATTAACCGACAAAATAAACGAAGGTCTGCATAAGATCTCCGTCGGATCCGAATATAAGGATTCCCTTTTAAAATTCATCCAAATAAACGAAAAAAAAGCCAGATCGGGAGTTCCTATGAGGAAGGTAGTCGCCGCGACTCTAGAGGCTCTGTTAAGCGAACGCCCAAAAACCAGGTACTTCCTAAAAAGTAGCTTCTTGACGGATACGATTCTTCCGAAATATTTACCTACTCGAGTCTTTGACCGGCTGATTTCGAAAGCTTTAGGAATTCAAAAATAA